Within Deinococcus actinosclerus, the genomic segment CGCGTGGATGGCTGAACTGGACAAGGAGCACACCCCGGAATCCGAGACGTACGGCCTGGGCACCCACATCTTCCGCACCGAACGGCCCTTCGACCCGGACCGCCTGACCGAGGCGCTGACGCTGGGCCTGCCGCGCAACGTGATCCGGAGCAAGGGCTGGGTGAACCTGGGCAATGGCGTGGCGACCCTCTGGAACCACACCGGGCGCCAGCTGGCGCTGGAAACGGCCGGTGAGTGGCTCAGCCCCGACGAGGCGTTCAGCGAGCTGGTGTTCATCGGGCACGACCTCAACCCGGACGCGCTGGATCAACTGCTGACCCGTGCGCTGCGCGCCTGATAAGGACTCGGATTGAATGGCCTTGTAAGCCATTCAATCCGAGCGGACTCGTAGAGCTGCGCAGCAGAGCGAGCAGGAGAGAAACGGGTTCCGGACGTGGAGTTGACAGATCGGTGGTGTTCCGATCTGTCAACGGAACAAACGGAATCCGTATGACCGGACCGGCGGAACGTGCGCCGGTGAACCTTCCCCCCACCCCCATTTGTGATAAGGAGAAATCAATATGAGTCGTGAATGCTACCTGACCGGCAAGAAGAACCTCGTGGTGAACAGCGTCACCCGGCGCGGCAAGGCCCGCGCGCAGGGCGGGGTGGGCCGCAAGGTCACCGGCGTGACCCGGCGCGTGCAGCGCGCCAACCTCCACAAGCGCGCCATCTGCGAGGGCGGCGTCACGAAGACCGTCTGGCTCAGCGCCAGCGCCCTGCGCACCCTCAGCCGCGGCCCGTACCGGGGCATCGAACTGCTGTGAGGCGCCCCCACCTCCTCCTGCCCGCGCTGCTGCTCGCCGCGTGCGCCGCGCCTAGCGCGCAGGCCGCGCCCCTGCAGGTCAGCGCCACCACCACGATCATCGCGGACTTCGTGAAGGCCGTGGGCGGCACCCGTGTCAGCGTGAACGTCATCGTGCCGCCCGGCGGGGACACCCACACCTTCCAGCCCAGCACCGGCGCGATCCGCGACCTCGCCCGCAGCCGCACCCTCTTCGCGAACGGCGCGGGCCTGGAGCCCTGGCTGCCCCGACTGAAGGCCAGCGCGCCGAAGGTGCCGGTGCAGGAACTCACGGCGGGCCTGAAGCTGCACCCCGCCGGGGAAGGCGAGGACCACGCGGCGGCCGGGCATGACGGGCACGACGACCACGGCGCGCTCGACCCGCACGCGTGGTGGGACGCCAGTCTGGCCGCCGGGTACGTGAAGAACGCCCAGGCGGCCCTGACCCGCCTCGACCCGGCCGGGAAGGCCACGTACGCGAAGAACGCCGCCGCCTACCTGAAAGCCCTCAGCGCCGCCGACGCCTACGCGAAGGGGCAGTTCGCCACGGTCCCCGCCGCGCGGCGTGTGCTCGTGACGAACCACGACAGCCTCCACTACCTTGCCGAACGGTACGGGCTGCGCCTGATCGGGGCCGTCATTCCGGGCCTGAGCACCGAACGGGAACCCAGTGCCCGCGAACTCGCCGTGCTGACCCAGACCATGAAGAAGGCCGGGGCGAAGGTGATCTTCACGGAGAACACCGTCAACGCCCGCCTCGCCCAGACGCTCGCCCG encodes:
- a CDS encoding metal ABC transporter solute-binding protein, Zn/Mn family, with product MRRPHLLLPALLLAACAAPSAQAAPLQVSATTTIIADFVKAVGGTRVSVNVIVPPGGDTHTFQPSTGAIRDLARSRTLFANGAGLEPWLPRLKASAPKVPVQELTAGLKLHPAGEGEDHAAAGHDGHDDHGALDPHAWWDASLAAGYVKNAQAALTRLDPAGKATYAKNAAAYLKALSAADAYAKGQFATVPAARRVLVTNHDSLHYLAERYGLRLIGAVIPGLSTEREPSARELAVLTQTMKKAGAKVIFTENTVNARLAQTLARETGARIAPALYTDALGPKGSGGETYLKAFRTNVDIMVKALKG
- the rpmB gene encoding 50S ribosomal protein L28, translating into MSRECYLTGKKNLVVNSVTRRGKARAQGGVGRKVTGVTRRVQRANLHKRAICEGGVTKTVWLSASALRTLSRGPYRGIELL